The window GCGCCGACCCTCGGCGCCTCGCGGAGATGACCCGACCTTGTCAGACGCGCCGCCGTTCCGCTCCGCCGACCCGGTCACGGACCGGATGGCGACCTTCCTGGCCTCGATCGGCATCCCGGTGCTGGCGGCGGACCTGCCGGACCGCTGCTTCGTGCCCGGCATCCGGCTCGACCGCGGGCGCCTCCTCGTCGACGAGGCGCGGATGATCTGCCCCGGCGACCTGCTGCACGAAGGCGGCCACGTGGCCGTGATGGCGCCAGCGGTGCGAACCGGCAGGGCGGTCGACGCCAGCAACGACATGGGCGACGAGATCGCCGCCATCGCCTGGTCCTGGGCGGCGCTGACCCACCTCGGCCTCGCGCCCGAGGTCGTGTTCAGCCCCCTCGGCTACAAGGGCGCCGCCCCCTGGCTGATCGAGACCTTCCGGGCCGGCCATGCGCCGGGCCTGCCGCTGCTCCAGTGGATGGGCCTGACGCTCGACGAGCGCTCGGCGGCCGAGCGCGGCACCCTGCCCTTCCCGCACATGCAGCGCTGGCTGCGCGAGGAGCCGCCGGAGGCCGCGGATTGACGGGCGACGGCGAGCTGCCCGGCCTCGCGCCGGGCGACCTCGGGCCCGCGGTGGCGCGCCTCGCGCCCGGCCGGCGCCTCGTGCTGGTGGGCGCCGACCGCCGCGGCGCCTCGGAGCTGCTGTGGGCCGAGGCCGACCTCGGCCGCTCGGTGCTGTTCCTCGCCCCCGCCGACGCGCGCGGCGCCGGCGCGGTGGTCGGCCGGCTGCTCGACGACCTGGGGGACCTCGCGCTCGCCCGCTGGCCGGACTGGCCGGGCGCCGAAGCCGGGCCCTGGCGGCGCGCCGCCGGAAGACTCGCCGCGGCCGGGCGGGCGCCGCGCCTGCGCAGGGCCGACCCCGGCACGGAGTTCGCCGGGCTGCGGGGCGCCGTCGACCCGCGCGGCCTCGCGGTCGTGGCCGAGGTCGATCCCGCCTCGGCGCGCCGCGCGCGGGGCACCGTGGAGGCGCTCGAATGGTGCGCGGCCCGCGGCGCCCCCACGGTGGCGCTGCTGCCGCACCGCCCGGCGCCCGAGCCGCCCTACGACCGCCTGCTCTACGGCGCCCGCGCGCTCCTCCCCGCTCCCGAGCCCGCCGCCGAGCGCTTCATCGCCCAGCCCGGGACGCCTCACCCCGGGAGCGAGACGGAGCGGCGGATCAGGGCCGCGCTCGACCGCGACGCCGAGCTCGGCCCGCTGTTCGCCTGCAACCGGCTCGTGACCGACGCCGGCCTGCGGCGGCCGCGCGTCGACCTGCTGTGGGCCGCGGGCCGCGTCGTGGTGGAGCTCGACGGGCCGGAGCACCGGGCGGGGCCGCAATACGGGGACGACCGCCACAGGGACTACGAACTGCTCGTGGCGGGATATTATGTGCTGCGAATCACCAACGCCCAGGTGGCGGCCGACCTGCCGCGCGAGATCGAGAAGATCCGCGCCGTGGTCCGGTTCAGCCGGGAAAGGACCACGCGATGACGGACGAGCTTTCGCCGAGCCAGGCGCTGGCGCTGTGGGGGCTGCTGGCACGGCAGGGGCGCATCGAAGAAGGTAAAGGCAAGCGCAAGCCGGACCTCGAAGAATTGATCAAGGGCGGTTTCGCCGAAGCCGATGGACCGTCGAAGACGGTGTCGCTGACGGATCGGGGGTGGAACTGGGCGTCCGAGCATCTGGCGGCACCGTCGCTCGACAAGCAGCCGGTG is drawn from Lichenibacterium dinghuense and contains these coding sequences:
- a CDS encoding endonuclease domain-containing protein; this encodes MTGDGELPGLAPGDLGPAVARLAPGRRLVLVGADRRGASELLWAEADLGRSVLFLAPADARGAGAVVGRLLDDLGDLALARWPDWPGAEAGPWRRAAGRLAAAGRAPRLRRADPGTEFAGLRGAVDPRGLAVVAEVDPASARRARGTVEALEWCAARGAPTVALLPHRPAPEPPYDRLLYGARALLPAPEPAAERFIAQPGTPHPGSETERRIRAALDRDAELGPLFACNRLVTDAGLRRPRVDLLWAAGRVVVELDGPEHRAGPQYGDDRHRDYELLVAGYYVLRITNAQVAADLPREIEKIRAVVRFSRERTTR